A single region of the Streptomyces caelestis genome encodes:
- the nuoN gene encoding NADH-quinone oxidoreductase subunit NuoN, with translation MSASAVHSLWTTAAEPITKIDAPKVEYGQLAPTLIVVGAAIVGILVEAFVPRKSRYYVQMFVSVVALAAAFAAVVALAADGYGTTKARIAAMGAIAVDGPALFLQGTILLAALVGLFTFAERRLDPVVHGNRVDSFAAQAASVPGSESEKAAVKAGFTTTEVFPLLLFAVAGMLIFPAANDLLTLFVALEVFSLPLYLLCALARRKRLMSQEAAVKYFLLGAFASAFTLFGIALLYGYAGSMSYATIAQVVDGTVADVNPALADTMGNDALLLIGAALVVMGLLFKVGAVPFHMWTPDVYQGAPTPVTGFMAAATKVAAFGALLRLLYVVLPGLRWDWRPVMWAVAIVTMLGGAIVAITQTDIKRLLAYSSIAHAGFILAGVIATTPDGVSSVLFYLAAYSFVTIGAFAVVTLVRDAGGEATHLSKWAGLGRRSPLVAAVFAVFLLAFAGIPLTSGFAGKFAVFKAAAEGGAAPLVVIGVISSAIAAFFYIRVIVLMFFSEPRPEGPTVAVPSPLTITAIGVGVAVTLVLGVAPQYFLDLAGQAGVFVR, from the coding sequence GTGAGCGCATCAGCCGTCCACAGCCTGTGGACAACCGCGGCCGAACCGATCACCAAGATCGACGCGCCGAAGGTCGAGTACGGACAGCTGGCGCCCACCCTGATCGTCGTCGGAGCGGCGATCGTCGGGATCCTGGTCGAGGCATTCGTACCGCGCAAATCCCGTTACTACGTCCAGATGTTCGTGTCCGTCGTCGCGCTCGCGGCCGCCTTCGCCGCGGTCGTCGCGCTCGCGGCCGACGGATACGGCACGACCAAGGCGCGCATCGCGGCGATGGGCGCGATCGCCGTCGACGGACCGGCCCTCTTCCTGCAGGGCACGATCCTGCTGGCGGCCCTGGTCGGCCTGTTCACCTTCGCCGAGCGGCGGCTCGATCCGGTGGTGCACGGCAACCGGGTCGACTCCTTCGCCGCGCAGGCCGCGTCCGTGCCGGGCAGCGAGAGCGAGAAGGCGGCGGTCAAGGCCGGGTTCACCACCACCGAGGTGTTCCCGCTGCTGCTGTTCGCCGTCGCCGGCATGCTGATCTTCCCGGCGGCCAACGACCTGCTGACGCTCTTCGTGGCGCTGGAGGTCTTCTCGCTGCCGCTGTACCTGCTGTGCGCGCTGGCCCGCCGCAAGCGGCTGATGTCGCAGGAGGCGGCGGTCAAGTACTTCCTGCTCGGCGCGTTCGCCTCCGCGTTCACCCTGTTCGGCATCGCCCTGCTGTACGGCTATGCGGGCTCGATGTCGTACGCGACGATCGCGCAGGTCGTCGACGGTACGGTCGCGGACGTCAACCCGGCGCTCGCGGACACCATGGGCAACGACGCGCTGCTGCTGATCGGTGCCGCGCTGGTGGTGATGGGCCTGCTGTTCAAGGTGGGTGCCGTGCCGTTCCACATGTGGACGCCGGACGTGTACCAGGGCGCGCCGACGCCGGTGACCGGCTTCATGGCGGCGGCGACCAAGGTGGCGGCCTTCGGCGCGCTGCTGCGGCTGCTGTACGTCGTCCTGCCCGGTCTGCGCTGGGACTGGCGGCCGGTGATGTGGGCCGTGGCCATCGTCACCATGCTGGGCGGTGCGATCGTCGCGATCACGCAGACCGACATCAAGCGGCTGCTGGCGTACTCGTCGATCGCGCACGCCGGGTTCATCCTCGCGGGTGTCATCGCGACCACGCCGGACGGTGTCTCGTCGGTGCTGTTCTACCTGGCCGCGTACTCGTTCGTGACGATCGGCGCCTTCGCGGTGGTCACGCTCGTGCGCGACGCGGGCGGTGAGGCGACGCACCTGTCGAAGTGGGCGGGGCTCGGCCGGCGTTCGCCGCTGGTGGCGGCCGTGTTCGCGGTGTTCCTGCTGGCCTTCGCGGGCATTCCGCTGACCTCCGGCTTCGCCGGGAAGTTCGCCGTGTTCAAGGCGGCGGCGGAGGGCGGGGCGGCTCCGCTCGTCGTGATCGGTGTGATCTCGTCGGCGATCGCGGCCTTCTTCTACATCCGCGTCATCGTGCTGATGTTCTTCAGCGAGCCGCGGCCGGAGGGCCCGACGGTGGCCGTGCCGTCGCCGCTGACGATCACGGCGATCGGGGTGGGCGTGGCGGTCACGCTGGTGCTCGGTGTGGCGCCGCAGTACTTCCTGGATCTGGCGGGGCAGGCGGGGGTGTTCGTGCGCTGA
- the recQ gene encoding DNA helicase RecQ codes for MGGTGVMTELDAVTGIGAGGGPAGSLGADASEALATLHRVFGYEAFRGEQEAVIEHVVAGGDAVVLMPTGAGKSLCYQVPALVRPGTGVVVSPLIALMQDQVDALRALGVRAGFMNSTQDFDERRMVEAEFLAGELDLLYLAPERLRLENTLDLLSRGKISVFAIDEAHCVSQWGHDFRPDYLSLSLLGERWPDVPRIALTATATHATHQEITERLNMPTARHFVASFDRPNIQYRIVPKADPKKQLLSFLREEHAGDAGIVYCLSRNSVEKTAEFLSRNGIEAVPYHAGLDAGTRAAHQSRFLREDGLVVVATIAFGMGIDKPDVRFVAHLDLPKSVEGYYQETGRAGRDGLPSTAWMAYGLNDVIQQRKLIQSGEGDEAFRRRAQAHLDSMLALCETAQCRRGQLLAYFGQDPDQPACGNCDTCLTPPETWDGTVAAQKVLSTVVRLQRERGQKFGAVQIVDILLGKRTGKVIQFDHDQLSVFGIGDELTEGEWRGVVRQLLAQGLLAVEGEYGTLVLTEASGEVLRREREVPLRKEPKKPVTSRSGASGSSGSGRGERKGKTAAAELPEELLPAFEALRAWRAEQAREQGVPAYVIFHDATLREIATVWPSSVAELGGISGVGEKKLTTYGEGVLEVLASLGGPQGAASVAGSAAVTGTAVAQPPGQDADGPDDWPELHGEPEPDWI; via the coding sequence ATGGGCGGGACGGGTGTGATGACGGAACTGGACGCGGTGACCGGGATCGGTGCGGGCGGCGGCCCCGCCGGGTCCCTGGGCGCCGACGCGAGCGAGGCGCTGGCCACGCTGCACCGGGTCTTCGGGTACGAGGCTTTCCGCGGCGAGCAGGAAGCGGTCATCGAGCACGTGGTCGCGGGCGGCGACGCGGTGGTGCTCATGCCGACCGGCGCCGGCAAGTCCCTCTGCTACCAGGTCCCGGCCCTGGTCAGGCCCGGTACGGGTGTGGTCGTCTCCCCGCTCATCGCCCTGATGCAGGACCAGGTGGACGCGCTGCGGGCGCTGGGTGTGCGGGCCGGGTTCATGAACTCCACGCAGGACTTCGACGAGCGGCGGATGGTGGAGGCGGAGTTCCTCGCCGGCGAGCTGGACCTGCTGTACCTGGCGCCGGAGCGGCTGCGGCTGGAGAACACGCTCGACCTGCTCTCCCGCGGGAAGATCTCCGTCTTCGCGATCGACGAGGCGCACTGCGTCTCCCAGTGGGGCCACGACTTCCGGCCCGATTACCTGTCGCTGTCGCTGCTCGGCGAGCGCTGGCCCGACGTACCGCGGATCGCGCTCACGGCGACGGCCACGCACGCGACGCACCAGGAGATCACCGAGCGGCTGAACATGCCGACGGCCCGGCACTTCGTGGCGAGCTTCGACCGTCCCAACATCCAGTACCGGATCGTGCCGAAGGCGGACCCGAAGAAGCAGCTGCTGAGCTTCCTGCGCGAGGAGCATGCGGGCGACGCGGGCATCGTGTACTGCCTGTCGCGCAACTCGGTCGAGAAGACCGCCGAGTTCCTCAGCCGCAACGGCATCGAGGCGGTGCCCTACCACGCGGGCCTGGACGCGGGCACGCGTGCGGCCCACCAGTCCCGCTTCCTGCGGGAGGACGGTCTGGTCGTGGTGGCGACCATCGCCTTCGGCATGGGCATCGACAAGCCGGACGTACGTTTCGTCGCCCACCTCGACCTGCCCAAGTCGGTCGAGGGCTACTACCAGGAGACGGGCCGGGCGGGGCGTGACGGGCTGCCGTCGACGGCCTGGATGGCGTACGGGCTGAACGACGTCATACAGCAGCGCAAGCTGATCCAGTCGGGCGAGGGCGACGAGGCGTTCCGGCGGCGGGCCCAGGCCCACCTGGACTCGATGCTGGCGCTGTGCGAGACGGCCCAGTGCCGCAGGGGCCAGCTCCTCGCCTACTTCGGCCAGGACCCGGACCAGCCTGCCTGCGGCAACTGCGACACCTGCCTGACCCCGCCGGAGACCTGGGACGGCACGGTCGCGGCGCAGAAGGTGCTGTCGACGGTGGTGCGGTTGCAGCGGGAGCGCGGGCAGAAGTTCGGCGCGGTGCAGATCGTCGACATCCTGCTGGGCAAGCGGACCGGCAAGGTGATCCAGTTCGACCACGACCAGCTGTCGGTGTTCGGTATCGGCGACGAGCTGACCGAGGGCGAATGGCGCGGTGTGGTCCGGCAGTTGCTGGCCCAGGGGCTGCTCGCGGTGGAGGGCGAGTACGGCACGCTGGTGCTGACCGAGGCGAGCGGGGAGGTGCTGCGGCGGGAGCGGGAAGTGCCGCTGCGGAAGGAGCCGAAGAAGCCGGTGACCTCCCGGTCGGGGGCGTCGGGGTCGTCGGGCTCCGGGCGGGGCGAGCGCAAGGGCAAGACGGCTGCCGCCGAGCTGCCCGAGGAACTGCTGCCGGCCTTCGAGGCGCTGCGCGCCTGGCGGGCCGAGCAGGCTCGCGAGCAGGGCGTCCCGGCCTACGTCATCTTCCACGACGCCACGCTGCGGGAGATCGCCACGGTGTGGCCGAGCTCGGTGGCCGAGCTCGGTGGGATCAGCGGGGTGGGGGAGAAGAAGCTCACGACGTACGGGGAGGGCGTGTTGGAGGTGCTCGCGTCGCTGGGCGGGCCGCAGGGTGCGGCTTCGGTGGCCGGCTCGGCTGCGGTGACCGGCACGGCCGTGGCCCAGCCGCCCGGTCAGGACGCGGACGGACCGGACGACTGGCCGGAGCTGCACGGGGAGCCGGAGCCCGACTGGATATAG
- a CDS encoding M56 family metallopeptidase, producing MTVCLLLLSVVAVTAAVPVPRALTRADWPEREPVVALLVWQCLVATVLLCCVTALVLGAAAVFGTVRAQLFAPAPPAVAAAYDLSTAPPGAAALTLLLACGAAWTTAMLARELVEARRRRAQARAHLRERAPDLPAGLPSARGPLLVLEDEYPDAWWMPGNPPQLIVTTGALHRLTDHQLDAVLTHERGHARAHHDWLLHLSTALATGFPRIPLFAHFCDQTHRLVELAADDTASRRCGHLTTALALIELNQHRGVLSCASSHRLLGERVDRLLEPPPRLGRRHRALTTTTAALVPLLPLLIVFAPGLTALS from the coding sequence ATGACCGTCTGCCTGCTCCTGCTGAGCGTTGTCGCCGTGACGGCCGCCGTACCCGTGCCCCGTGCGCTGACCCGGGCCGACTGGCCCGAGCGGGAACCGGTGGTCGCGCTGTTGGTGTGGCAGTGCCTGGTCGCCACCGTCCTGCTGTGCTGCGTGACGGCACTCGTCCTGGGCGCCGCCGCCGTCTTCGGCACGGTCCGCGCCCAGCTCTTCGCCCCGGCGCCGCCCGCGGTGGCCGCGGCGTACGACCTGTCCACCGCCCCGCCCGGGGCCGCCGCCCTCACCCTGCTGCTGGCCTGCGGTGCCGCCTGGACGACCGCGATGCTCGCGCGTGAACTCGTCGAGGCGCGCCGGCGTCGCGCCCAGGCCCGCGCCCATCTCCGCGAACGCGCCCCCGACCTGCCGGCCGGCCTGCCCTCCGCTCGCGGCCCCCTCCTGGTCCTGGAGGACGAGTACCCCGACGCCTGGTGGATGCCCGGCAACCCGCCCCAGCTGATCGTCACCACGGGCGCCCTGCACCGCCTCACGGACCACCAGCTCGACGCCGTCCTCACCCACGAGCGCGGCCACGCCCGCGCCCACCACGACTGGCTGCTGCACCTGTCCACGGCCCTGGCCACCGGCTTCCCCCGCATCCCGCTGTTCGCCCACTTCTGCGACCAGACGCACCGCCTGGTCGAACTGGCCGCCGACGACACGGCCTCCCGCCGCTGCGGCCACCTGACCACGGCCCTGGCCCTGATCGAGCTCAACCAGCACCGCGGCGTCCTGTCCTGCGCCTCCAGCCACCGCCTGCTGGGCGAGCGGGTCGACCGGCTCCTGGAACCGCCGCCCCGGCTGGGCCGCCGGCACCGGGCCCTGACGACCACCACGGCCGCGCTGGTACCGCTGCTGCCCCTGCTGATCGTGTTCGCCCCGGGTCTGACCGCCCTGTCGTAG
- the fahA gene encoding fumarylacetoacetase, with product MPPFDVPEGDPFGPHNLPYGVFSLPGSSHRTVGVRLGDHVLDAGAAAHALGSPYASLLARPTLNPLLAAGRTAWSDVRRALTAWVTVPSHRETVAPMFHPLSSVTLHLPFEVADYVDFYASENHARNVGRIFRPDAEDSLTPNWKHLPIGYHGRSGTVVVSGTDVVRPAGQRKAPTDPAPVFGPSVRLDIEAEVGFVVGVPSRMGEPVSLDGFREHVFGLCLLNDWSARDIQAWEYVPLGPFLGKSFATSVSAWITPLDALEEARVAPPARTHELLPYLDDSDDEPGGYDLRITVAVNGHAVSEPPFSTMYWTAAQQLAHMTVNGACLRTGDLYGSGTVSGPADHERGSLLELTWNGRDPLELPDGKRTFLEDGDVVTLSAWAPGPDGVRVGLGEVTGRVVPA from the coding sequence ATGCCCCCCTTCGATGTCCCCGAGGGCGACCCCTTCGGCCCGCACAACCTGCCGTACGGCGTGTTCTCCCTCCCCGGCTCCTCCCACCGGACCGTGGGCGTCCGGCTCGGCGACCACGTGCTGGACGCGGGCGCGGCGGCCCACGCGCTCGGCTCCCCGTACGCCTCCCTGCTCGCGCGGCCGACCCTCAACCCGCTGCTGGCCGCGGGGCGCACCGCCTGGTCGGACGTACGCCGGGCGCTGACGGCCTGGGTGACCGTGCCGTCCCACCGCGAGACCGTCGCGCCGATGTTCCACCCCCTGTCCTCGGTGACCCTGCACCTCCCCTTCGAGGTCGCGGACTACGTCGACTTCTACGCGTCCGAGAACCACGCCCGGAACGTCGGCCGGATCTTCCGCCCCGACGCCGAGGACTCCCTGACCCCCAACTGGAAGCACCTGCCGATCGGCTACCACGGCCGCTCCGGCACGGTCGTCGTCTCGGGCACGGACGTCGTCCGCCCCGCGGGCCAGCGCAAGGCGCCCACGGACCCGGCTCCGGTGTTCGGCCCGTCCGTCCGCCTGGACATCGAGGCGGAGGTCGGCTTCGTGGTCGGCGTGCCGTCCCGGATGGGCGAGCCGGTGTCCCTCGACGGCTTCCGCGAGCACGTCTTCGGTCTCTGCCTCCTCAACGACTGGTCCGCGCGCGACATCCAGGCCTGGGAGTACGTCCCGCTCGGCCCGTTCCTCGGCAAGTCCTTCGCCACGTCGGTGTCCGCGTGGATCACCCCGCTGGACGCCCTGGAGGAGGCCCGGGTGGCGCCGCCGGCCCGGACGCACGAGCTGCTGCCCTACCTGGACGACAGCGACGACGAACCCGGGGGCTACGACCTGCGGATCACCGTCGCCGTCAACGGCCACGCCGTCTCCGAGCCGCCCTTCTCCACCATGTACTGGACGGCCGCCCAGCAGCTCGCCCACATGACCGTCAACGGCGCCTGCCTGCGCACCGGTGACCTGTACGGCTCGGGCACGGTCAGCGGCCCGGCGGACCACGAGCGCGGCTCCCTCCTCGAACTGACCTGGAACGGCCGGGACCCGCTCGAACTCCCCGACGGCAAGCGGACGTTCCTGGAGGACGGCGACGTGGTGACCCTGTCGGCCTGGGCCCCGGGGCCGGACGGTGTGCGGGTGGGGCTGGGCGAGGTGACGGGGCGGGTGGTGCCGGCCTGA
- a CDS encoding DegT/DnrJ/EryC1/StrS family aminotransferase, translating to MAIGEAGPGSVRRGSQLKRLEETMRVRLGRECVYVPSCRFGLYVALRHWCPPGGRVLMSPVNDDVIFFVVLAAGLRPVQAPLNPLDASIDIDAVPDETWRSVSAVLTTNLYGNPDPAPRLRQKCDALGIPLFEDVAHAIGSRVGDRPVGAWGEASAFSLSKHVGAKAGGMLSLADPGLREAVEKTCAGLLTPRRPGSELAYVMRPYAESAVRGLRLRRAAWAAIRLLGLADREEIRMPLRPDELARAARRAPGLDAHHPWVRVDMHDYRQESGRLRLRRVGRGLDRLDEVLDACRAGTELLLSTPWAKPRDGHGTQPLFRVPLFVADRDAAIAALARQGVVVGYLYDPPLDDYAGAEFTDPSPAPEAARWFARHALPVDPLRARTVVEVLERSGARPVEAPGEPPRSEPERGGLGQSRG from the coding sequence ATGGCCATTGGGGAGGCCGGTCCGGGCTCGGTACGGCGTGGTTCGCAGCTCAAGCGGCTGGAAGAGACCATGCGCGTGCGGCTCGGCCGGGAATGTGTGTACGTACCGTCGTGCCGGTTCGGGCTGTACGTGGCGCTGCGCCACTGGTGCCCGCCCGGCGGCCGGGTGCTGATGTCGCCGGTCAACGACGACGTCATCTTCTTCGTCGTGCTCGCGGCCGGACTCCGGCCGGTGCAGGCGCCGTTGAACCCGCTCGACGCGTCCATCGACATCGATGCCGTGCCGGACGAGACGTGGAGATCGGTGTCGGCCGTGCTCACGACGAACCTGTACGGAAACCCGGACCCGGCGCCGCGCCTCAGGCAGAAGTGCGACGCGCTGGGGATCCCGCTGTTCGAGGACGTGGCGCACGCCATCGGCAGCCGGGTGGGGGACCGGCCGGTCGGGGCGTGGGGCGAGGCCTCCGCGTTCAGCCTGTCCAAGCACGTCGGGGCGAAGGCCGGAGGCATGCTCTCCCTCGCCGACCCGGGGCTGCGGGAGGCGGTGGAGAAGACCTGCGCGGGACTGCTCACGCCGCGTCGGCCGGGCTCCGAACTGGCTTATGTGATGCGGCCGTACGCGGAGTCGGCGGTGCGCGGGCTGCGGCTGCGGCGCGCCGCCTGGGCCGCGATCCGGCTGCTGGGGCTGGCCGACCGCGAGGAGATCCGGATGCCGCTGCGCCCGGACGAACTCGCGCGGGCCGCCCGCCGGGCGCCCGGGCTCGACGCCCACCACCCCTGGGTACGCGTCGACATGCACGACTACCGCCAGGAGTCCGGCCGGCTGCGCCTGCGGCGCGTCGGGCGCGGGCTCGACCGGCTGGACGAGGTGCTGGACGCCTGCCGGGCGGGCACGGAGCTGCTGCTGTCCACACCCTGGGCCAAGCCCCGTGACGGGCACGGCACCCAGCCGCTGTTCCGCGTCCCGCTGTTCGTGGCGGACCGCGACGCGGCGATCGCGGCACTGGCACGGCAGGGCGTCGTCGTCGGCTACCTCTACGACCCGCCCCTGGACGACTACGCGGGCGCGGAGTTCACCGACCCCTCACCGGCCCCCGAGGCGGCCCGCTGGTTCGCGCGGCACGCGCTGCCCGTGGACCCGCTGCGGGCCCGGACGGTCGTCGAGGTGCTGGAGCGGTCCGGGGCACGGCCGGTCGAGGCACCGGGAGAACCACCCCGCAGCGAGCCGGAACGGGGAGGGCTGGGTCAGTCCCGTGGCTGA
- a CDS encoding lipopolysaccharide biosynthesis protein yields the protein MAEIQVHEPATTRAGGGPKPAADDEHTHDSLFKNAYFLMLSTGVSAVLGLGFWLVAARYYSEEAVGQGSAAIAAMRLLASITATTMIGAVVRFVPRAGRETGRLVWGTYAASSLIVALAAAVFLLTLDAWGASYAPLGTPMAGAVFVAACVAWALLTLQDGVLTGLRKAEWVPAGNAVFSVGKLVLLAVFAGTLPVLGIFVSWAVAIAFSTLPLGWLIFRRLIPRQAELEREKEPPKLRDMGRFLAGDSLGALFSLAMINLLPVMVAVRFSAAENGYFYVAYTVGGTMEFMAINMASSLTAHASHDPRQLADGVRGALRRMTLLLVPVVLVLVLFAPYILTPFSPDYAEHGSTVLRLLALGALPRVVVELYIGVLRVQGRTGVLAALQGAMCALVLGSAAVLFTPAGIAGAGWAVLLSMTLIAVVSSVGLRAALRHNDSAPAARTPADPSHPSYGTRWAKLNATAGYGTAWARRAAYQPKDGDEDTVTLFIGCPGYEREALQADTLALIVRPHHPDAPHHPDAPHHPDAVEKRASAEAVETADAGEDRDGHGQARAPRREGTADHEGTGGYERSAEAEDETQERRLRGALWSLLGVATLFFWAPLRDLPWLGGTTRAALTGRQLLEGLPLPSLTAGGLLLVVFVAALTLCTRRDPWLPGTALSAALLALYAAPVALGREPRPLEGALYVKTAGFLAEALGLDGPEPLLRWAPPVCQLLCLVPLWLLLASAGGRLTWPGRWGVLYLVAVGGWVWSEALAPVAPPLLAVLVVLVLLLPVCRRAASAMRPGPF from the coding sequence GTGGCTGAGATCCAGGTGCACGAGCCCGCCACCACGCGCGCCGGCGGCGGACCGAAGCCTGCCGCCGACGACGAGCACACGCACGACTCGCTGTTCAAGAACGCCTACTTCCTCATGCTCAGCACCGGCGTCTCCGCCGTACTGGGCCTGGGGTTCTGGCTGGTGGCCGCCCGCTACTACTCCGAGGAGGCCGTCGGCCAGGGCTCCGCCGCCATCGCCGCGATGCGGCTGCTCGCCAGCATCACGGCGACGACGATGATCGGCGCCGTCGTCCGTTTCGTCCCGCGCGCGGGACGGGAGACCGGGCGCCTGGTGTGGGGCACGTACGCGGCCAGTTCGCTGATCGTGGCGCTCGCCGCAGCCGTGTTCCTGCTCACGCTCGACGCGTGGGGAGCGTCGTACGCGCCTCTGGGGACGCCCATGGCGGGCGCGGTGTTCGTCGCGGCGTGCGTGGCCTGGGCGCTGCTCACACTCCAGGACGGGGTGCTCACCGGCCTGCGCAAGGCGGAGTGGGTGCCGGCCGGGAACGCGGTGTTCTCGGTCGGGAAACTGGTCCTGCTGGCCGTCTTCGCCGGCACGCTGCCCGTCCTCGGCATCTTCGTCTCCTGGGCGGTGGCGATCGCCTTCTCCACACTGCCGCTGGGCTGGCTGATCTTCCGCCGGCTCATCCCGCGCCAAGCGGAACTCGAGCGCGAGAAAGAACCCCCGAAACTCCGCGACATGGGCCGCTTCCTGGCCGGGGACTCGCTGGGCGCGCTGTTCAGCCTGGCGATGATCAACCTGCTGCCGGTGATGGTCGCGGTCCGCTTCAGCGCCGCCGAGAACGGCTACTTCTACGTGGCGTACACCGTCGGCGGCACGATGGAGTTCATGGCCATCAACATGGCCTCGTCCCTCACCGCGCACGCCTCCCACGACCCGCGACAACTCGCCGACGGCGTCCGGGGCGCCCTGCGGCGCATGACGCTGCTGCTGGTCCCGGTCGTGCTGGTGCTGGTCCTCTTCGCCCCGTACATCCTCACGCCCTTCAGCCCGGACTACGCCGAGCACGGCTCGACCGTGCTGCGGCTGCTCGCCCTCGGCGCACTGCCCCGGGTGGTGGTGGAGCTTTACATCGGCGTACTGCGCGTGCAGGGGCGTACGGGTGTGCTCGCCGCGCTCCAAGGCGCCATGTGCGCCCTGGTGCTGGGCAGCGCGGCCGTGCTGTTCACCCCGGCCGGGATCGCGGGCGCCGGCTGGGCGGTCCTGCTGAGCATGACGCTGATCGCCGTGGTCTCCTCGGTCGGGCTGCGCGCGGCACTGCGGCACAACGACAGCGCGCCCGCGGCCCGTACGCCGGCCGATCCCTCCCATCCCTCCTACGGCACCCGCTGGGCGAAACTGAACGCCACCGCCGGATACGGCACGGCCTGGGCCCGCCGGGCCGCGTACCAGCCCAAGGACGGCGACGAGGACACGGTCACGTTGTTCATAGGGTGCCCCGGATACGAACGCGAGGCGCTCCAGGCGGACACGCTGGCGCTGATCGTGCGGCCGCATCATCCGGACGCGCCGCATCATCCGGACGCGCCGCATCATCCGGACGCCGTGGAGAAGAGGGCGAGCGCCGAGGCCGTCGAGACGGCGGATGCGGGCGAGGACCGCGACGGCCACGGGCAGGCGAGAGCACCCCGGCGCGAGGGAACCGCCGACCACGAGGGGACCGGTGGGTACGAGCGAAGCGCCGAGGCCGAGGACGAGACCCAGGAGCGGCGGCTGAGAGGCGCCCTCTGGAGCCTGCTCGGTGTCGCCACCCTCTTCTTCTGGGCGCCCTTGCGCGACCTGCCCTGGCTCGGCGGCACGACCCGAGCGGCACTGACCGGGCGTCAGCTGCTGGAGGGCCTGCCGTTGCCCTCGCTCACCGCGGGAGGCCTGCTGCTCGTGGTGTTCGTCGCCGCCCTCACGCTGTGCACCCGGCGCGACCCGTGGCTGCCCGGCACGGCGCTGTCCGCCGCCCTGCTCGCCCTGTACGCCGCACCGGTCGCCCTCGGGCGGGAACCGCGGCCGCTGGAAGGGGCGTTGTATGTGAAGACGGCCGGCTTCCTCGCGGAGGCGCTGGGGCTCGACGGCCCCGAGCCGCTGCTGCGCTGGGCGCCGCCGGTCTGCCAGCTGCTGTGTCTCGTACCGCTGTGGCTGCTGCTCGCGAGCGCGGGCGGACGGCTGACGTGGCCGGGGCGCTGGGGGGTTCTGTATCTCGTCGCGGTCGGCGGCTGGGTGTGGAGTGAGGCGCTCGCACCGGTCGCGCCGCCCCTGCTCGCCGTACTCGTCGTACTCGTCCTGCTCCTGCCGGTCTGCCGCCGCGCCGCGTCGGCCATGAGGCCAGGGCCCTTCTGA